From Alloacidobacterium dinghuense:
CCACCGGTCTCGTCGAGATCGAAGTAATCGCCGTTCGTCCGAAGTAATCTGTAATCGGACAAAAAGAAAAGCCCCGCGGCTCGGGGCTTTTTCTTTTGCGATACACGTTCAGGAGAGATGGGTGTGCGGCGTGTCGCGCAGCCGTTCCGGTAGTGGCATCGGCTCAAGGCCGGCCGTCGATGAAGCCATGACCTCTTTGTAGGCTGTGCGGAACTTATCCATGTCCGTGTGCGTGCCGACCGTGATGCGCACATACGTCGGCCACGAAGGCCACACACGACCGATGTAAACATTCTTCTGCTGCATCGCCGCCAGCACTTCCTTGCCTTGCCGCCCCGTATCGAGCATGAAGCAGTTGCTCTGCGAAGGCGTGAACTTGTAGTTATTCGCGGTAAGCCATTCAAAGGTATTCTGCCGGATGTCCGCATTGATTTTCTTGCGTTGTGCAATGAGGTCCTTGTCCTGAAGGCTTGTCGTCGCAGCGGCCACAGCCATGATGGGCAGGGAATTCATCCCATAGAATTGCAGCTTCGCCAGGAGATCGGGACGCCCGATCGCAAGGCCGCAGCGCACGCCCGCCATTCCATACAGCTTTGAGAAAGTCCGCAGAACGATAACATCCTTGTCAGCCTTCACAAAATCCAGAGACGGCGTTGCATCAGAGAAGTGGATGTAGGCCTCATCGATCAGTATCACTGAGCCTTTCGGCTTATTGGCAACCGCGTAGGCGATGTCGTCATGACTGGTGATCGTTCCTGTCGGGTTATTCGGATTGCAGATATACAGCACGCCCGCATTCGGATCCGCAGCCACCATCGCCTTCACATCATGCGCATAATCCTTCGTCAGGGGAACCTGCAAAATCTTCGCACCGCTCAGCTTGGCCGCATACATGCCTGCTTCATAACCCGGATCGCCCGTCACATACGGCTTATCCTTCGAGGTAAATGCAAGCACCGTGTAGTGCAGTGGCTCACTCGATCCGGCGTAAGGCATCACATACTCCGGCTTGAGCCCTTCCATATCGCTGAAAGTGGAAACCAGCTTCAGAGTCAGATCGTAGTCGTAGCGGCCGCCTTCAGGAATCAGGCTCGAAATAGACGCGCACGCTCCCGAGCATGGACCGAGTGGGTTTTCATTCGCGTCAATCCGCACCGCATCCGCCGGAATATTCTTCGCCACGCGGCGTCGTTGCGCATGGGCCAAGTGAGCTTCGGTAATGATCGGGATGGAGGCAGCGACGGAAGCAGCGGCAGAGTAGCGAAGAAATGAGCGGCGGGAAAAGC
This genomic window contains:
- a CDS encoding pyridoxal phosphate-dependent aminotransferase, with protein sequence MCPVELDGNSLTRFSRRSFLRYSAAASVAASIPIITEAHLAHAQRRRVAKNIPADAVRIDANENPLGPCSGACASISSLIPEGGRYDYDLTLKLVSTFSDMEGLKPEYVMPYAGSSEPLHYTVLAFTSKDKPYVTGDPGYEAGMYAAKLSGAKILQVPLTKDYAHDVKAMVAADPNAGVLYICNPNNPTGTITSHDDIAYAVANKPKGSVILIDEAYIHFSDATPSLDFVKADKDVIVLRTFSKLYGMAGVRCGLAIGRPDLLAKLQFYGMNSLPIMAVAAATTSLQDKDLIAQRKKINADIRQNTFEWLTANNYKFTPSQSNCFMLDTGRQGKEVLAAMQQKNVYIGRVWPSWPTYVRITVGTHTDMDKFRTAYKEVMASSTAGLEPMPLPERLRDTPHTHLS